The following are encoded in a window of Haloprofundus salilacus genomic DNA:
- a CDS encoding SDR family NAD(P)-dependent oxidoreductase, with protein sequence MVEYEHTPVSVDGKRAIVVGGTSGIGQAITLGFAADGADVIATSRSEDRVKETADAIEARGATTARVTCDVTDAESLEDVRETAIETLGGVDVVVASQGAISRETVLGIDDESWDRVLDVALDGVRRVTQAFAPALDEGGSIVAISSLSARLSMANLLAYSAAKGGVEAFTRAAAKELAPEIRVNAIAPGFVITPQNADTYAEGTKKRQSIDERTPLGRVADREEMVGAAIYLGSDASSYVTGEIITVDGGFADSAL encoded by the coding sequence ATGGTCGAGTACGAACACACGCCGGTCTCAGTCGACGGCAAGCGGGCTATCGTCGTCGGCGGGACGAGCGGTATTGGACAGGCGATCACGTTGGGCTTCGCCGCTGACGGCGCGGACGTGATTGCGACGAGCAGGAGCGAAGATAGGGTCAAGGAGACGGCCGATGCCATTGAGGCGCGCGGTGCGACCACGGCCCGCGTGACGTGTGACGTGACCGACGCAGAGAGCCTCGAAGACGTCCGCGAGACCGCCATCGAGACGCTTGGCGGTGTTGACGTCGTCGTCGCGTCACAGGGTGCAATCTCCCGCGAGACGGTGTTGGGTATTGACGACGAGTCGTGGGATCGCGTCCTCGATGTCGCGCTGGACGGCGTCCGACGCGTGACCCAGGCGTTCGCCCCCGCACTGGACGAAGGCGGATCGATCGTCGCCATCTCCTCGCTGTCCGCTCGTCTCTCGATGGCGAATCTGCTGGCGTACTCCGCCGCGAAAGGCGGTGTCGAAGCGTTCACCCGCGCGGCAGCCAAAGAGCTGGCCCCTGAGATCAGGGTCAACGCCATCGCACCCGGTTTCGTCATCACGCCACAGAACGCGGACACCTACGCCGAGGGGACAAAGAAGCGACAATCCATCGATGAGCGGACGCCGCTCGGTCGCGTGGCCGACCGCGAGGAGATGGTCGGCGCGGCGATCTACCTCGGGAGCGACGCCAGTTCGTACGTCACCGGTGAGATCATCACCGTCGACGGCGGGTTCGCCGACAGCGCGCTGTAA
- a CDS encoding fumarylacetoacetate hydrolase family protein, whose protein sequence is MRYYQFIDSGQRRLAVATETGMYDITSARPKIRSFGELLRGADMADKPIDRLVESWLNEADHLDDIPDSLRMPIDAEEVWAAGVTYEISEEARETESDTPDIYLNVYDADRPEVFFKATPSRIVGPNDAVGIRSDSEWNVPEPELGIVLYDGQIVGYTIGNDISSRSIEGENPLYLPQAKTYDRCCSIGPCVATTTSIEDPHDLTMAMTIARDGDVLYDDQTSTANMIRTCEELVSYYTRHNAVPEFAVLLTGTSLVPEDDFTLREDDHIEINIEGIGTLTNDVTPV, encoded by the coding sequence ATGCGATACTACCAGTTCATCGACTCGGGACAGCGACGGCTCGCCGTCGCGACCGAGACAGGGATGTACGACATCACGAGCGCACGCCCGAAGATCCGATCCTTCGGCGAACTTCTCCGTGGCGCCGATATGGCCGACAAGCCGATCGACCGACTGGTCGAGTCGTGGCTCAATGAGGCAGATCATCTAGACGACATCCCAGATTCGTTGCGAATGCCGATCGACGCCGAGGAGGTCTGGGCTGCCGGTGTCACCTACGAGATCAGCGAGGAGGCTCGTGAGACCGAGAGCGACACCCCCGACATCTACCTGAACGTCTATGACGCGGATCGCCCGGAAGTATTCTTCAAAGCGACGCCGAGTCGGATCGTCGGTCCGAACGACGCCGTGGGAATTCGCTCGGACTCGGAGTGGAACGTTCCCGAGCCGGAGCTCGGGATCGTCCTCTACGACGGCCAGATCGTCGGCTACACCATCGGGAATGACATAAGCAGTCGTTCCATCGAAGGCGAGAACCCCCTCTATCTTCCACAGGCCAAGACCTACGACCGCTGTTGCTCGATCGGCCCCTGCGTCGCGACGACCACGTCCATCGAAGATCCACACGACTTGACGATGGCGATGACGATCGCTCGCGATGGCGACGTGCTCTACGACGACCAGACTTCGACGGCCAACATGATCCGGACCTGTGAGGAATTAGTGTCGTACTACACCCGCCACAACGCCGTCCCCGAATTCGCCGTGTTGCTTACCGGGACGTCGCTAGTGCCCGAGGACGACTTCACACTTCGCGAAGACGATCACATCGAGATTAACATTGAGGGGATCGGCACCCTGACTAACGACGTGACGCCGGTCTGA
- a CDS encoding mandelate racemase/muconate lactonizing enzyme family protein has product MSYENLRDPNAEYTMRDLSGETMGLSREESPRGVEITDVQTVIVDGNYPWTLVRVYTDAGVCGIGESYWGGAIPEIIERMKPFVVGENPLDIDRLYEHLVQKMSGEGSIAGKDIAAISGIEIALNDVAGKLLDVPAYQLLGGKYRDDVRVYCDCHTEDEADPDACADEAERVVDELGYDALKFDLDVPSGYEQDRANRYLSKPEIDHKAEIVRKVTERVGDRALAAFDCHWAFSAGSARRLAQALEPYNVWWLEDPIPPENHDVQRNVTQGTATPIATGENVYRTHGQRRLLEEQAVDILAPDVPKVGGMRETMKIAMLADIYYTPLAMHNVSSPVGTMASAHVGAAIPNALALEYHSYELGWWEDLVEEDGLIEDGRMVVTEAPGLGLTLDFDAVEAHLAEGQELFDEA; this is encoded by the coding sequence ATGAGCTACGAGAACCTGCGAGATCCGAACGCAGAGTATACCATGCGTGACCTCTCCGGTGAGACGATGGGGCTTTCACGCGAGGAGTCGCCTCGCGGCGTGGAGATCACTGACGTACAAACAGTCATCGTCGACGGCAATTACCCCTGGACGCTTGTGCGCGTCTACACAGACGCCGGCGTTTGTGGTATCGGTGAATCCTACTGGGGTGGCGCGATCCCCGAGATCATCGAGCGGATGAAGCCCTTCGTCGTCGGTGAGAATCCACTAGATATCGACCGCCTCTACGAACATCTCGTCCAGAAGATGTCCGGCGAGGGATCGATCGCCGGGAAAGACATCGCAGCCATCTCCGGCATCGAAATTGCCCTCAATGACGTGGCCGGTAAACTGCTGGACGTGCCCGCTTACCAGTTGCTGGGCGGGAAGTATCGCGACGACGTGCGAGTCTACTGCGACTGTCACACCGAGGACGAGGCCGACCCCGACGCCTGCGCCGACGAGGCCGAGCGCGTCGTTGACGAACTGGGCTACGACGCGCTAAAGTTCGACCTCGACGTGCCCAGCGGGTACGAGCAGGACCGGGCCAACCGCTATCTCAGCAAGCCTGAGATCGATCACAAAGCCGAAATTGTCCGGAAAGTCACCGAGCGCGTCGGTGACCGTGCCCTCGCTGCGTTCGACTGCCACTGGGCGTTCAGCGCCGGTAGCGCCCGCCGTCTCGCCCAAGCGCTCGAACCGTACAACGTCTGGTGGCTCGAGGACCCCATCCCACCGGAGAACCACGACGTCCAGCGCAACGTGACGCAGGGCACCGCCACGCCCATTGCGACCGGAGAGAACGTCTACCGAACCCACGGCCAGCGTCGCCTCCTCGAAGAACAGGCCGTCGACATCCTCGCACCCGATGTTCCCAAGGTCGGCGGCATGCGCGAGACGATGAAGATCGCCATGCTTGCCGACATCTACTACACCCCGCTGGCGATGCACAATGTCTCCTCGCCGGTCGGGACGATGGCGTCGGCCCACGTCGGCGCTGCCATCCCCAACGCCCTCGCACTTGAGTACCACAGCTACGAACTCGGCTGGTGGGAGGACCTCGTTGAGGAGGACGGTCTCATCGAAGACGGCCGGATGGTAGTCACCGAAGCACCGGGACTCGGCCTTACGCTCGATTTCGACGCCGTCGAAGCACATCTGGCCGAAGGACAGGAACTGTTCGACGAAGCCTGA
- a CDS encoding glycoside hydrolase family 3 N-terminal domain-containing protein, producing the protein MTAEEPVPYLDASLSTDRRVADLLERMTLTEKVAQLTSISPTSISGFDAEGGALIDDDGTFDADLARDVFADGVGHVTRIGGGPSLEPERAAEVTDKIQSILVEETRLGIPAVPHEECLSGYMGPDGTTYPQAIGMASTWDPELVEGMTERIREQLLAIGSAHALSPVLDIARDPRWGRTEETFGEDPQLVAEMASAYVRGLQGDEPSEGISATVKHFAGHGLGEGGKNRPTVHVGERELREVHLYPFEVAVREAGVESLMNAYHDIDGVPCTADRELLTEILREEWDFDGTVVSDYFSVIHLITEHGVAKTNKEAAIQALSAGVDVELPKIDCYDTLVEAVEEGRISGAVINTAVRRVLRQKFEKGLFEEYRTDPDDAAAAFGPDANREYARRMARESVTLLKNDGALPLAQSDSVALVGPKADAPTGQLGDYAYAAHYPDEESNRDIVTVRDAFESRLGDAVTYTEGCTTSGPSTDDIDEAVAVSRDSDVVVACVGARSALALSDDVDARADQPYLPTSGEGADVTDLSLPGVQDELLEAVHETGTPLVVVVISGKPHSITWADDHAAAVVHAWLPGEEGGNGILDVLTGEHNPSGRLPISVSKSVGQLPVYYSRRPNSRDERHVYTDSDPLYSFGHGLSYTDFEYGDFELSDMEVGPAGTITASVTVENTGDRAGHEVVQLYVSEEEPSLVRPVQELVGFERVHLESDESVRVSFDLSVTQLASHDRHMDLVVEPGPFEVRVGRAADAIEAAETVEVVGDRYEVPNTGRSYTTDRSVERD; encoded by the coding sequence ATGACGGCTGAAGAGCCAGTGCCGTATCTCGATGCATCGCTCTCGACGGATCGACGCGTAGCCGATCTGCTCGAACGGATGACCCTGACGGAGAAAGTCGCTCAGCTCACCTCGATCTCGCCGACCTCTATCAGCGGGTTCGACGCCGAGGGGGGTGCCCTGATCGACGACGACGGCACGTTCGACGCGGATCTAGCCCGCGACGTATTCGCCGACGGCGTCGGGCACGTCACTCGAATCGGCGGCGGGCCGAGTCTTGAGCCCGAGCGCGCCGCCGAAGTGACCGACAAGATCCAGTCGATCCTCGTCGAAGAGACTAGACTCGGGATCCCGGCCGTCCCCCACGAGGAGTGCCTGAGCGGCTACATGGGTCCGGACGGAACCACCTATCCGCAGGCCATCGGGATGGCGAGCACGTGGGACCCAGAGCTCGTCGAAGGGATGACCGAGCGAATCCGCGAGCAACTGTTAGCCATCGGGAGCGCCCACGCCCTCTCGCCGGTGCTCGACATCGCCCGAGACCCACGCTGGGGCCGCACCGAGGAGACCTTCGGCGAGGACCCGCAACTGGTTGCCGAGATGGCGTCTGCGTACGTCCGCGGACTACAGGGCGACGAGCCGAGCGAAGGAATCTCCGCGACAGTCAAACACTTTGCCGGCCATGGTCTCGGCGAGGGTGGGAAGAACCGGCCGACAGTCCACGTTGGAGAGCGAGAACTACGTGAGGTCCACCTCTATCCCTTCGAAGTGGCCGTCCGCGAGGCTGGTGTCGAGTCGCTGATGAACGCATACCACGATATCGACGGCGTCCCCTGTACGGCTGACCGCGAACTCCTGACGGAGATCCTCCGCGAGGAGTGGGACTTCGACGGTACGGTCGTTTCCGACTACTTCAGCGTGATTCACCTCATCACCGAGCACGGCGTCGCCAAGACGAACAAGGAGGCGGCGATTCAGGCGCTCTCGGCGGGGGTTGACGTGGAGTTGCCGAAGATTGATTGCTACGACACGCTCGTCGAGGCAGTCGAGGAGGGTCGGATCTCCGGGGCGGTCATTAACACCGCCGTTCGGCGAGTCCTCCGCCAGAAGTTCGAGAAGGGGCTGTTCGAAGAGTACCGCACGGACCCCGACGACGCCGCCGCGGCGTTCGGTCCCGACGCCAACCGCGAGTACGCCCGGCGAATGGCTCGCGAGTCCGTGACGCTGCTGAAGAACGACGGGGCGCTCCCGCTCGCCCAGTCCGATTCAGTCGCGCTGGTCGGCCCGAAGGCCGATGCGCCGACCGGGCAACTGGGCGACTACGCCTACGCCGCCCACTACCCCGACGAGGAGTCGAACCGCGACATCGTGACCGTCAGGGATGCCTTCGAGTCTCGGCTGGGCGACGCCGTCACCTACACGGAGGGCTGTACGACCAGCGGCCCCTCGACCGACGACATCGACGAGGCCGTCGCTGTCTCCAGAGATAGTGACGTGGTTGTCGCCTGCGTCGGTGCCCGCTCCGCGCTTGCGCTGTCTGACGACGTAGACGCCCGCGCAGACCAGCCGTACCTGCCGACGAGCGGCGAAGGGGCAGACGTGACCGACCTTTCGTTGCCTGGTGTGCAGGACGAACTCCTCGAAGCCGTCCACGAGACTGGCACACCGCTGGTGGTGGTCGTCATCAGCGGGAAGCCCCACTCGATCACGTGGGCCGACGACCACGCCGCCGCGGTCGTCCATGCGTGGCTCCCCGGCGAGGAGGGCGGTAACGGCATCCTCGACGTCCTCACCGGTGAACACAACCCGAGCGGGCGGCTTCCCATCTCGGTCTCGAAGTCGGTTGGGCAGCTCCCAGTGTACTACAGTCGTCGGCCCAACAGCCGCGACGAACGCCACGTCTACACCGACAGTGACCCACTCTACTCGTTCGGCCACGGCCTCTCGTACACCGACTTCGAGTACGGTGACTTCGAGCTCTCCGACATGGAGGTCGGACCCGCAGGGACGATTACGGCGTCCGTGACCGTCGAAAACACCGGCGACCGCGCCGGCCACGAGGTCGTCCAGCTATACGTCAGCGAGGAAGAGCCGTCGCTGGTCCGCCCCGTGCAGGAACTCGTGGGCTTCGAGCGGGTCCACCTCGAATCAGACGAGTCGGTCCGCGTCTCGTTCGACCTCTCGGTGACGCAACTCGCGTCTCACGACCGGCACATGGACCTGGTCGTCGAACCCGGCCCGTTCGAAGTTCGGGTCGGCCGAGCTGCCGACGCCATCGAGGCCGCCGAAACTGTCGAGGTCGTCGGTGACCGCTACGAGGTCCCGAACACCGGCCGATCGTACACTACCGATCGGAGCGTCGAGCGCGATTAA